Proteins from a genomic interval of Rhipicephalus microplus isolate Deutch F79 chromosome 6, USDA_Rmic, whole genome shotgun sequence:
- the LOC142764733 gene encoding uncharacterized protein LOC142764733 translates to MTKEWPEISTKFSPVEIFNAWGDKNGRSGQELLQRRLTQDDHERLDDVFRELSSRFPAAVPHEVSADDFVEADSNVQDLPDEALATGTYLPLKWRQHLASVAVVSAT, encoded by the coding sequence atgacgaaggagtggccggAAATCTCCACGAAGTTTTCTCCCGTGGAGATCTTCAATGCCTGGGGAGACAAAAACGGGCGCAGTGGTCAAGAGCTTCTGCAACGCAGGCTGACGCAGGATGACCACGAGCGCCTAGACGACGTGTTTCGCGAGTTGTCGTCCcgcttcccggcagcagtacCACACGAAGTGTCTGCGGACGACTTCGTGGAAGCAGACTCCAATGTCCAGGATCTTCCGGACGAGGCGCTGGCTACGGGCACGTACCTGCCGCTGAAGTGGAGGCAGCATTTGGCATCAGTCGCCGTTGTATCGGCCACATAG